In one window of Syngnathus scovelli strain Florida chromosome 20, RoL_Ssco_1.2, whole genome shotgun sequence DNA:
- the znf410 gene encoding zinc finger protein 410: MLSDELDSKPELLVQFVQNASIPLVQGLEDPESKHACLPLLTPVGSSLCGHLQLTDGALSPPPERSSSLSELSGVSERSSLGVHQAHVTHSRASPSPPPILHDLQQSDGTSYVLLNLAKSITASSESLIFATDGAVDDEDVSSGDYGLDGIAPWYLRVQELAHDSLIAATRAQLARDAKASQDARAAIATNGDHTHESPLGGDEVTVPLPAPLPAPPPPRGGRPLASRQILRCSFEGCCRTFTWPAHLKYHLKTHRNDRMFRCVAEGCGKSFYVLQRLQVHMRTHSGDKPFVCKENNCGKKFTTAGNLKNHKRVHTGEKPFVCEADGCGRSFAEYSSLRKHMLVHSGEKPHLCGICGKTFSQSGSRNVHIKRRHGEEGLATESRETGEALTRSSLLEADGESDASMVAMATDVDAVNLHHAMLRSPGPADSVSVLASQHQLVTMTTEGTTYRDVVALL; the protein is encoded by the exons ATGCTTTCCGATGAACTCGATTCCAAACCAGAG CTGCTGGTGCAGTTTGTCCAGAATGCGTCCATCCCACTGGTCCAGGGTCTGGAGGACCCAGAGTCCAAACATGCCTGCCTGCCACTGCTGACCCCGGTTGGCAGTTCGTTGTGTGGGCACCTGCAGCTCACTG ATGGAGCGCTGAGCCCCCCACCCGAGAGGAGTTCGTCGCTGTCAGAGCTTTCGGGCGTGTCGGAACGGAGCTCACTGGGGGTGCACCAAGCACACGTCACACACTCGCGGGCGTCGCCCAGCCCGCCGCCCATCCTCCATGACCTGCAGCAGTCAGACGGCACCTCCTATGTCCTTCTCAACCTGGCAAAAA GCATCACAGCCTCCTCTGAGTCCCTCATCTTCGCCACGGACGGAGCAGTTGACGATGAAGACGTTTCGTCGGGAGACTACGGCCTGGACGGCATCGCCCCCTGGTATCTGCGGGTGCAGGAGCTAGCCCACGACAGCCTGATCGCAGCCACGCGGGCCCAGCTGGCACGGGATGCCAAGGCCAGTCAGGATGCCAGAGCAGCTATCGCCACCAATG GCGACCACACGCACGAGTCACCGTTGGGTGGTGATGAAGTCACCGTGCCGCTGCCGGCACCGCTGCCGGCACCGCCGCCGCCCCGGGGCGGGCGCCCCCTCGCCAGCAGGCAGATTCTCCGCTGTTCATTTGAGGGCTGCTGCAGGACCTTCACCTGGCCCGCTCACCTTAAGTATCACCTCAAAACGCACAG GAACGATCGCATGTTCCGCTGCGTGGCGGAGGGCTGTGGTAAGAGCTTCTACGTGCTGCAGCGTCTCCAGGTTCACATGAGGACGCACAGTGGTGACAAGCCTTTTGTATGCAAGGAAAACAACTGCGGAAAGAAGTTCACCACGGCCGGAAATCTCAAGAACCACAAACGCGTGCATACCG GGGAGAAGCCTTTTGTGTGTGAAGCAGATGGTTGTGGGCGCTCCTTTGCCGAGTATTCCAGTCTGAGAAAACACATGCTTGTACATTCTG GCGAGAAGCCTCACCTATGTGGGATCTGCGGAAAGACGTTCTCACAGTCTGGAAGCAGGAATGTCCATATAAAGAGACGTCACGGGGAAGAAGGCCTCGCCACTGAAAGCAGGGAAACAG GAGAAGCCCTGACACGCAGCAGCCTCCTGGAAGCCGATGGTGAGAGCGATGCCAGTATGGTCGCCATGGCTACTGACGTGGATGCTGTCAACCTCCATCACGCCATGCTCAGGTCACCAG GTCCGGCAGACTCTGTGAGTGTTCTCGCTTCTCAACATCAACTGGTCACCATGACGACAGAGGGCACCACCTACAGGGATGTGGTGGCGCTGCTGTAG
- the evlb gene encoding enah/Vasp-like b isoform X3: MSEQSICQARASVMVYDDTSKKWVPIKPGQQGFSRINIYHNTPSNTFRVVGVKLQDQQVVINYSIVKGLKYNQATPTFHQWRDARQVYGLNFATKEEATTFSNAMLFALSVLSAQDGGPAVQRQVQNGPSSEEMEAQRARQMIEQQQQMQAQMERERRSSNSGSPFQGHPAVLSVAPPVVPPPACMAAGPPPPPPPPGPPPPSAGAPPPPLPPPLNNQGEEQPAQTGLAAMIAGAKLRRVQRPEETSSSSSVSSSSKNTEVNRTSGGNGGLMEEMNALLARRRKAASEKPDDNQSDDPNYPSPSTRGSQNSTDGAKKPWDRANSADRAMAPRVRPIGSGADGDSLDMDRMKQEILEEVFRELHKVKEEIIDAIRHELSRVSTT, encoded by the exons ATGAG CGAGCAGAGCATCTGCCAGGCGAGGGCTTCGGTGATGGTCTACGACGACACCAGCAAGAAGTGGGTGCCCATCAAGCCAGGCCAGCAGGGCTTCAGCCGCATTAACATCTACCACAACACCCCTAGTAACACCTTCAGGGTGGTGGGCGTCAAGCTGCAGGACCAGCAG GTGGTTATCAACTATTCCATTGTCAAAGGGCTGAAGTACAACCAAGCCACGCCAACTTTCCACCAATGGAGAGATGCTCGGCAAGTGTATGGCCTCAACTTCGCCACCAAGGAGGAGGCCACCACCTTTTCCAACGCCATGCTCTTTGCCCTCAGCGTGCTCAGCGCCCAGGATGGAG GTCCAGCTGTGCAGCGCCAAGTCCAAAATGGACCAAGCTCCGAAGAAATGGAAGCCCAGAGAGCCAG GCAAATGATAGAGCAGCAACAGCAGATGCAGGCCCAAATGGAGCGGGAGCGACGCTCATCCAACTCAG GTTCTCCTTTCCAAGGCCACCCAGCCGTGCTCTCGGTAGCGCCCCCCGTCGTACCTCCTCCCGCGTGCATGGCGGCGGGACCGCCGCCTCCACCGCCACCACCTGGACCTCCTCCGCCATCGGCCGGGGctccaccgccgccgctgcctCCCCCGCTAAACAACCAAGGGGAGGAGCAGCCAGCCCAGACGGGCCTTGCCGCCATGATCGCCGGTGCCAAGCTGCGGCGCGTCCAAAGA CCGGAAGAGACCTCGTCCAGCTCGTCTGTTTCATCCAGTAGCAAAAACACAGAAGTCAATCGGACGAGCGGTGGCAACGGAGGACTGATGGAGGAGATGAACGCCCTTTTGGCCCGAAG AAGAAAAGCAGCATCAGAGAAGCCAGATGACAACCAAAGT GACGACCCAAATTATCCCTCACCCAGCACCCGAGGGAGTCAAAACTCTACAG ACGGAGCAAAAAAGCCGTGGGACAGGGCCAACTCTGCGGACAGGGCCATGGCTCCAAG GGTACGGCCTATAGGGAGTGGCGCCGACGGAGATTCGTTAGACATGGATAGAATGAAACAG gaaatcTTGGAAGAAGTGTTCCGCGAGTTGCACAAAGTGAAGGAAGAAATTATTGACG CCATTAGACACGAGCTCAGTCGAGTGAGCACGACATAA
- the evlb gene encoding enah/Vasp-like b isoform X2, producing the protein MDINLQSHRFYFPQIYCAEPGTQPQLSEFKVSEQSICQARASVMVYDDTSKKWVPIKPGQQGFSRINIYHNTPSNTFRVVGVKLQDQQVVINYSIVKGLKYNQATPTFHQWRDARQVYGLNFATKEEATTFSNAMLFALSVLSAQDGGPAVQRQVQNGPSSEEMEAQRARQMIEQQQQMQAQMERERRSSNSGSPFQGHPAVLSVAPPVVPPPACMAAGPPPPPPPPGPPPPSAGAPPPPLPPPLNNQGEEQPAQTGLAAMIAGAKLRRVQRPEETSSSSSVSSSSKNTEVNRTSGGNGGLMEEMNALLARRKAASEKPDDNQSDDPNYPSPSTRGSQNSTDGAKKPWDRANSADRAMAPRVRPIGSGADGDSLDMDRMKQEILEEVFRELHKVKEEIIDAIRHELSRVSTT; encoded by the exons ATGGACATCAATCTGCAGTCGCACCGCTTCTACTTCCCGCAGATTTACTGCGCCGAGCCGGGGACTCAACCGCAGCTAAGCGAGTTTAAAGTcag CGAGCAGAGCATCTGCCAGGCGAGGGCTTCGGTGATGGTCTACGACGACACCAGCAAGAAGTGGGTGCCCATCAAGCCAGGCCAGCAGGGCTTCAGCCGCATTAACATCTACCACAACACCCCTAGTAACACCTTCAGGGTGGTGGGCGTCAAGCTGCAGGACCAGCAG GTGGTTATCAACTATTCCATTGTCAAAGGGCTGAAGTACAACCAAGCCACGCCAACTTTCCACCAATGGAGAGATGCTCGGCAAGTGTATGGCCTCAACTTCGCCACCAAGGAGGAGGCCACCACCTTTTCCAACGCCATGCTCTTTGCCCTCAGCGTGCTCAGCGCCCAGGATGGAG GTCCAGCTGTGCAGCGCCAAGTCCAAAATGGACCAAGCTCCGAAGAAATGGAAGCCCAGAGAGCCAG GCAAATGATAGAGCAGCAACAGCAGATGCAGGCCCAAATGGAGCGGGAGCGACGCTCATCCAACTCAG GTTCTCCTTTCCAAGGCCACCCAGCCGTGCTCTCGGTAGCGCCCCCCGTCGTACCTCCTCCCGCGTGCATGGCGGCGGGACCGCCGCCTCCACCGCCACCACCTGGACCTCCTCCGCCATCGGCCGGGGctccaccgccgccgctgcctCCCCCGCTAAACAACCAAGGGGAGGAGCAGCCAGCCCAGACGGGCCTTGCCGCCATGATCGCCGGTGCCAAGCTGCGGCGCGTCCAAAGA CCGGAAGAGACCTCGTCCAGCTCGTCTGTTTCATCCAGTAGCAAAAACACAGAAGTCAATCGGACGAGCGGTGGCAACGGAGGACTGATGGAGGAGATGAACGCCCTTTTGGCCCGAAG AAAAGCAGCATCAGAGAAGCCAGATGACAACCAAAGT GACGACCCAAATTATCCCTCACCCAGCACCCGAGGGAGTCAAAACTCTACAG ACGGAGCAAAAAAGCCGTGGGACAGGGCCAACTCTGCGGACAGGGCCATGGCTCCAAG GGTACGGCCTATAGGGAGTGGCGCCGACGGAGATTCGTTAGACATGGATAGAATGAAACAG gaaatcTTGGAAGAAGTGTTCCGCGAGTTGCACAAAGTGAAGGAAGAAATTATTGACG CCATTAGACACGAGCTCAGTCGAGTGAGCACGACATAA
- the yy1b gene encoding transcriptional repressor protein YY1b isoform X4 — MASGETLYIGSDGTEMPAEIVELHEIEVETIPVETIETTVVGGEDDDEDNDDVQPMIALQPLDDDPGSIHHHHHHHQYHHHHHPEVILVQTREEVVGGDESDLHTDDGGGGFEDQILIPVPAPGVEDEYIEQTLVTVAGKSSMGRVKRGGGSGGSGGKKAGKKSYISGVETGARKWEQKQVQIKTLEGEFSVTMWASDIDHESVVEEQIVGENSPPDYSEYMTGKKLPPGGIPGIDLSDPKQLAEFARMKPRKIKEDDAPRTIACPHKGCTKMFRDNSAMRKHLHTHGPRVHVCAECGKAFVESSKLKRHQLVHTGEKPFQCTFEGCGKRFSLDFNLRTHVRIHTGDRPYVCPFDGCNKKFAQSTNLKSHILTHAKAKNNQ; from the exons ATGGCATCGGGAGAAACCCTGTACATCGGGTCGGACGGCACGGAGATGCCGGCCGAGATCGTAGAGCTCCACGAGATAGAGGTGGAGACCATCCCGGTGGAGACTATCGAGACCACGGTGGTCGGTGGcgaggacgacgacgaggaTAACGACGATGTACAGCCCATGATAGCGCTCCAGCCGCTGGACGACGACCCGGGCTccatccaccaccaccaccaccaccaccaataccatcaccaccaccatccaGAGGTTATCCTCGTCCAGACCCGTGAGGAAGTAGTCGGCGGGGATGAGTCCGACTTGCACACGGATGACGGCGGCGGGGGCTTCGAGGACCAGATCCTTATCCCGGTGCCGGCCCCCGGAGTGGAGGACGAGTATATCGAGCAGACGTTAGTGACTGTAGCCGGGAAAAGCTCCATGGGTCGGGTGAAACGAGGAGGCGGCAGTGGCGGCTCGGGCGGGAAGAAAGCGGGCAAAAAGAGCTATATAAGCGGCGTGGAGACCGGAGCGAGGAAATGGGAACAGAAGCAAGTACAAATAAAAACTCTGGAGGGGGAATTCTCCGTAACGATGTGGGCGTCGG ACATTGACCATGAGTCAGTGGTGGAGGAGCAGATCGTGGGCGAGAACTCTCCACCCGACTACTCGGAGTACATGACGGGGAAAAAGCTACCCCCGGGCGGCATCCCAGGCATCGACCTCTCAGACCCCAAGCAACTGGCTGAGTTTGCCAG AATGAAACCCAGGAAAAtcaaagaggacgacgcacccaGGACGATAGCTTGCCCTCATAAA GGCTGCACAAAGATGTTCAGGGACAATTCGGCCATGAGGAAGCACCTGCACACCCACGGGCCTCGTGTCCACGTGTGCGCAGAGTGCGGCAAGGCCTTCGTAGAGAGCTCCAAGCTCAAGCGCCACCAGCTCGTCCACACGGGGGAGAAGCCCTTCCAG TGCACCTTCGAAGGCTGCGGCAAGCGGTTCTCGCTGGACTTCAACTTGCGCACCCATGTGCGCATCCACACGGGCGACCGCCCCTACGTGTGCCCCTTTGACGGCTGCAATAAGAAGTTCGCGCAGTCCACCAACCTGAAGTCGCACATCCTCACACACGCCAAAGCCAAGAACAACCAATGA
- the evlb gene encoding enah/Vasp-like b isoform X1, giving the protein MDINLQSHRFYFPQIYCAEPGTQPQLSEFKVSEQSICQARASVMVYDDTSKKWVPIKPGQQGFSRINIYHNTPSNTFRVVGVKLQDQQVVINYSIVKGLKYNQATPTFHQWRDARQVYGLNFATKEEATTFSNAMLFALSVLSAQDGGPAVQRQVQNGPSSEEMEAQRARQMIEQQQQMQAQMERERRSSNSGSPFQGHPAVLSVAPPVVPPPACMAAGPPPPPPPPGPPPPSAGAPPPPLPPPLNNQGEEQPAQTGLAAMIAGAKLRRVQRPEETSSSSSVSSSSKNTEVNRTSGGNGGLMEEMNALLARRRKAASEKPDDNQSDDPNYPSPSTRGSQNSTDGAKKPWDRANSADRAMAPRVRPIGSGADGDSLDMDRMKQEILEEVFRELHKVKEEIIDAIRHELSRVSTT; this is encoded by the exons ATGGACATCAATCTGCAGTCGCACCGCTTCTACTTCCCGCAGATTTACTGCGCCGAGCCGGGGACTCAACCGCAGCTAAGCGAGTTTAAAGTcag CGAGCAGAGCATCTGCCAGGCGAGGGCTTCGGTGATGGTCTACGACGACACCAGCAAGAAGTGGGTGCCCATCAAGCCAGGCCAGCAGGGCTTCAGCCGCATTAACATCTACCACAACACCCCTAGTAACACCTTCAGGGTGGTGGGCGTCAAGCTGCAGGACCAGCAG GTGGTTATCAACTATTCCATTGTCAAAGGGCTGAAGTACAACCAAGCCACGCCAACTTTCCACCAATGGAGAGATGCTCGGCAAGTGTATGGCCTCAACTTCGCCACCAAGGAGGAGGCCACCACCTTTTCCAACGCCATGCTCTTTGCCCTCAGCGTGCTCAGCGCCCAGGATGGAG GTCCAGCTGTGCAGCGCCAAGTCCAAAATGGACCAAGCTCCGAAGAAATGGAAGCCCAGAGAGCCAG GCAAATGATAGAGCAGCAACAGCAGATGCAGGCCCAAATGGAGCGGGAGCGACGCTCATCCAACTCAG GTTCTCCTTTCCAAGGCCACCCAGCCGTGCTCTCGGTAGCGCCCCCCGTCGTACCTCCTCCCGCGTGCATGGCGGCGGGACCGCCGCCTCCACCGCCACCACCTGGACCTCCTCCGCCATCGGCCGGGGctccaccgccgccgctgcctCCCCCGCTAAACAACCAAGGGGAGGAGCAGCCAGCCCAGACGGGCCTTGCCGCCATGATCGCCGGTGCCAAGCTGCGGCGCGTCCAAAGA CCGGAAGAGACCTCGTCCAGCTCGTCTGTTTCATCCAGTAGCAAAAACACAGAAGTCAATCGGACGAGCGGTGGCAACGGAGGACTGATGGAGGAGATGAACGCCCTTTTGGCCCGAAG AAGAAAAGCAGCATCAGAGAAGCCAGATGACAACCAAAGT GACGACCCAAATTATCCCTCACCCAGCACCCGAGGGAGTCAAAACTCTACAG ACGGAGCAAAAAAGCCGTGGGACAGGGCCAACTCTGCGGACAGGGCCATGGCTCCAAG GGTACGGCCTATAGGGAGTGGCGCCGACGGAGATTCGTTAGACATGGATAGAATGAAACAG gaaatcTTGGAAGAAGTGTTCCGCGAGTTGCACAAAGTGAAGGAAGAAATTATTGACG CCATTAGACACGAGCTCAGTCGAGTGAGCACGACATAA
- the yy1b gene encoding transcriptional repressor protein YY1b isoform X2 — translation MASGETLYIGSDGTEMPAEIVELHEIEVETIPVETIETTVVGGEDDDEDNDDVQPMIALQPLDDDPGSIHHHHHHHQYHHHHHPEVILVQTREEVVGGDESDLHTDDGGGGFEDQILIPVPAPGVEDEYIEQTLVTVAGKSSMGRVKRGGGSGGSGGKKAGKKSYISGVETGARKWEQKQVQIKTLEGEFSVTMWASDIDHESVVEEQIVGENSPPDYSEYMTGKKLPPGGIPGIDLSDPKQLAEFARCKPLVMKPRKIKEDDAPRTIACPHKGCTKMFRDNSAMRKHLHTHGPRVHVCAECGKAFVESSKLKRHQLVHTGEKPFQCTFEGCGKRFSLDFNLRTHVRIHTGDRPYVCPFDGCNKKFAQSTNLKSHILTHAKAKNNQ, via the exons ATGGCATCGGGAGAAACCCTGTACATCGGGTCGGACGGCACGGAGATGCCGGCCGAGATCGTAGAGCTCCACGAGATAGAGGTGGAGACCATCCCGGTGGAGACTATCGAGACCACGGTGGTCGGTGGcgaggacgacgacgaggaTAACGACGATGTACAGCCCATGATAGCGCTCCAGCCGCTGGACGACGACCCGGGCTccatccaccaccaccaccaccaccaccaataccatcaccaccaccatccaGAGGTTATCCTCGTCCAGACCCGTGAGGAAGTAGTCGGCGGGGATGAGTCCGACTTGCACACGGATGACGGCGGCGGGGGCTTCGAGGACCAGATCCTTATCCCGGTGCCGGCCCCCGGAGTGGAGGACGAGTATATCGAGCAGACGTTAGTGACTGTAGCCGGGAAAAGCTCCATGGGTCGGGTGAAACGAGGAGGCGGCAGTGGCGGCTCGGGCGGGAAGAAAGCGGGCAAAAAGAGCTATATAAGCGGCGTGGAGACCGGAGCGAGGAAATGGGAACAGAAGCAAGTACAAATAAAAACTCTGGAGGGGGAATTCTCCGTAACGATGTGGGCGTCGG ACATTGACCATGAGTCAGTGGTGGAGGAGCAGATCGTGGGCGAGAACTCTCCACCCGACTACTCGGAGTACATGACGGGGAAAAAGCTACCCCCGGGCGGCATCCCAGGCATCGACCTCTCAGACCCCAAGCAACTGGCTGAGTTTGCCAGGTGCAAACCTCTTGT AATGAAACCCAGGAAAAtcaaagaggacgacgcacccaGGACGATAGCTTGCCCTCATAAA GGCTGCACAAAGATGTTCAGGGACAATTCGGCCATGAGGAAGCACCTGCACACCCACGGGCCTCGTGTCCACGTGTGCGCAGAGTGCGGCAAGGCCTTCGTAGAGAGCTCCAAGCTCAAGCGCCACCAGCTCGTCCACACGGGGGAGAAGCCCTTCCAG TGCACCTTCGAAGGCTGCGGCAAGCGGTTCTCGCTGGACTTCAACTTGCGCACCCATGTGCGCATCCACACGGGCGACCGCCCCTACGTGTGCCCCTTTGACGGCTGCAATAAGAAGTTCGCGCAGTCCACCAACCTGAAGTCGCACATCCTCACACACGCCAAAGCCAAGAACAACCAATGA
- the yy1b gene encoding transcriptional repressor protein YY1b isoform X3, with the protein MASGETLYIGSDGTEMPAEIVELHEIEVETIPVETIETTVVGGEDDDEDNDDVQPMIALQPLDDDPGSIHHHHHHHQYHHHHHPEVILVQTREEVVGGDESDLHTDDGGGGFEDQILIPVPAPGVEDEYIEQTLVTVAGKSSMGRVKRGGGSGGSGGKKAGKKSYISGVETGARKWEQKQVQIKTLEGEFSVTMWASDTHEDIDHESVVEEQIVGENSPPDYSEYMTGKKLPPGGIPGIDLSDPKQLAEFARMKPRKIKEDDAPRTIACPHKGCTKMFRDNSAMRKHLHTHGPRVHVCAECGKAFVESSKLKRHQLVHTGEKPFQCTFEGCGKRFSLDFNLRTHVRIHTGDRPYVCPFDGCNKKFAQSTNLKSHILTHAKAKNNQ; encoded by the exons ATGGCATCGGGAGAAACCCTGTACATCGGGTCGGACGGCACGGAGATGCCGGCCGAGATCGTAGAGCTCCACGAGATAGAGGTGGAGACCATCCCGGTGGAGACTATCGAGACCACGGTGGTCGGTGGcgaggacgacgacgaggaTAACGACGATGTACAGCCCATGATAGCGCTCCAGCCGCTGGACGACGACCCGGGCTccatccaccaccaccaccaccaccaccaataccatcaccaccaccatccaGAGGTTATCCTCGTCCAGACCCGTGAGGAAGTAGTCGGCGGGGATGAGTCCGACTTGCACACGGATGACGGCGGCGGGGGCTTCGAGGACCAGATCCTTATCCCGGTGCCGGCCCCCGGAGTGGAGGACGAGTATATCGAGCAGACGTTAGTGACTGTAGCCGGGAAAAGCTCCATGGGTCGGGTGAAACGAGGAGGCGGCAGTGGCGGCTCGGGCGGGAAGAAAGCGGGCAAAAAGAGCTATATAAGCGGCGTGGAGACCGGAGCGAGGAAATGGGAACAGAAGCAAGTACAAATAAAAACTCTGGAGGGGGAATTCTCCGTAACGATGTGGGCGTCGG ACACCCATGAAGACATTGACCATGAGTCAGTGGTGGAGGAGCAGATCGTGGGCGAGAACTCTCCACCCGACTACTCGGAGTACATGACGGGGAAAAAGCTACCCCCGGGCGGCATCCCAGGCATCGACCTCTCAGACCCCAAGCAACTGGCTGAGTTTGCCAG AATGAAACCCAGGAAAAtcaaagaggacgacgcacccaGGACGATAGCTTGCCCTCATAAA GGCTGCACAAAGATGTTCAGGGACAATTCGGCCATGAGGAAGCACCTGCACACCCACGGGCCTCGTGTCCACGTGTGCGCAGAGTGCGGCAAGGCCTTCGTAGAGAGCTCCAAGCTCAAGCGCCACCAGCTCGTCCACACGGGGGAGAAGCCCTTCCAG TGCACCTTCGAAGGCTGCGGCAAGCGGTTCTCGCTGGACTTCAACTTGCGCACCCATGTGCGCATCCACACGGGCGACCGCCCCTACGTGTGCCCCTTTGACGGCTGCAATAAGAAGTTCGCGCAGTCCACCAACCTGAAGTCGCACATCCTCACACACGCCAAAGCCAAGAACAACCAATGA
- the yy1b gene encoding transcriptional repressor protein YY1b isoform X1, which produces MASGETLYIGSDGTEMPAEIVELHEIEVETIPVETIETTVVGGEDDDEDNDDVQPMIALQPLDDDPGSIHHHHHHHQYHHHHHPEVILVQTREEVVGGDESDLHTDDGGGGFEDQILIPVPAPGVEDEYIEQTLVTVAGKSSMGRVKRGGGSGGSGGKKAGKKSYISGVETGARKWEQKQVQIKTLEGEFSVTMWASDTHEDIDHESVVEEQIVGENSPPDYSEYMTGKKLPPGGIPGIDLSDPKQLAEFARCKPLVMKPRKIKEDDAPRTIACPHKGCTKMFRDNSAMRKHLHTHGPRVHVCAECGKAFVESSKLKRHQLVHTGEKPFQCTFEGCGKRFSLDFNLRTHVRIHTGDRPYVCPFDGCNKKFAQSTNLKSHILTHAKAKNNQ; this is translated from the exons ATGGCATCGGGAGAAACCCTGTACATCGGGTCGGACGGCACGGAGATGCCGGCCGAGATCGTAGAGCTCCACGAGATAGAGGTGGAGACCATCCCGGTGGAGACTATCGAGACCACGGTGGTCGGTGGcgaggacgacgacgaggaTAACGACGATGTACAGCCCATGATAGCGCTCCAGCCGCTGGACGACGACCCGGGCTccatccaccaccaccaccaccaccaccaataccatcaccaccaccatccaGAGGTTATCCTCGTCCAGACCCGTGAGGAAGTAGTCGGCGGGGATGAGTCCGACTTGCACACGGATGACGGCGGCGGGGGCTTCGAGGACCAGATCCTTATCCCGGTGCCGGCCCCCGGAGTGGAGGACGAGTATATCGAGCAGACGTTAGTGACTGTAGCCGGGAAAAGCTCCATGGGTCGGGTGAAACGAGGAGGCGGCAGTGGCGGCTCGGGCGGGAAGAAAGCGGGCAAAAAGAGCTATATAAGCGGCGTGGAGACCGGAGCGAGGAAATGGGAACAGAAGCAAGTACAAATAAAAACTCTGGAGGGGGAATTCTCCGTAACGATGTGGGCGTCGG ACACCCATGAAGACATTGACCATGAGTCAGTGGTGGAGGAGCAGATCGTGGGCGAGAACTCTCCACCCGACTACTCGGAGTACATGACGGGGAAAAAGCTACCCCCGGGCGGCATCCCAGGCATCGACCTCTCAGACCCCAAGCAACTGGCTGAGTTTGCCAGGTGCAAACCTCTTGT AATGAAACCCAGGAAAAtcaaagaggacgacgcacccaGGACGATAGCTTGCCCTCATAAA GGCTGCACAAAGATGTTCAGGGACAATTCGGCCATGAGGAAGCACCTGCACACCCACGGGCCTCGTGTCCACGTGTGCGCAGAGTGCGGCAAGGCCTTCGTAGAGAGCTCCAAGCTCAAGCGCCACCAGCTCGTCCACACGGGGGAGAAGCCCTTCCAG TGCACCTTCGAAGGCTGCGGCAAGCGGTTCTCGCTGGACTTCAACTTGCGCACCCATGTGCGCATCCACACGGGCGACCGCCCCTACGTGTGCCCCTTTGACGGCTGCAATAAGAAGTTCGCGCAGTCCACCAACCTGAAGTCGCACATCCTCACACACGCCAAAGCCAAGAACAACCAATGA